From a single Bryobacter aggregatus MPL3 genomic region:
- a CDS encoding bestrophin family protein: MIVRDHLPLRRMWPTVANRLVLLFLFDLTIAMLYTLADWKALALPGLPLSTMGSAIGIFLAFRTNSAYERWWEARTLWGGLVNASRTLARQVLTLVDGGETPNAWQKTMCNLQIAFIAATRCRLRKQNPFPELQKLLGETEIEMLRTHNNVPSAILLQMGKQLQKAKIGEFRWMQLDRSLTELTTLLGSCERIKTTPLPRQYDFFPRVLVNVYCVLLPLGLVEGMGLMTPLASTLVSFIFIALDTVGREIEAPFENTVHDTPLTSLSRTIEVNVRQLFGESEIPAEVQPVDGFLY; this comes from the coding sequence ATGATTGTACGCGACCATTTGCCCCTGCGACGGATGTGGCCAACAGTGGCCAACCGGCTGGTGCTTCTATTTTTGTTCGATTTGACCATCGCCATGCTATACACCTTAGCGGACTGGAAGGCATTGGCTTTGCCGGGCTTGCCACTGAGCACGATGGGAAGCGCGATCGGAATCTTTCTGGCCTTCCGCACAAACTCTGCTTATGAGCGGTGGTGGGAAGCACGAACGCTTTGGGGCGGGCTGGTCAATGCCTCGCGCACTCTTGCCCGGCAGGTGCTGACTCTGGTGGATGGTGGAGAGACGCCCAATGCCTGGCAGAAGACGATGTGCAACCTGCAGATCGCCTTTATCGCCGCCACGCGTTGCCGGCTGCGCAAACAGAATCCATTTCCGGAATTGCAGAAGCTGTTGGGCGAGACGGAAATCGAGATGTTGCGGACGCATAACAATGTTCCATCCGCGATCTTACTGCAGATGGGCAAGCAACTCCAGAAGGCGAAGATCGGCGAGTTCCGGTGGATGCAACTGGATCGCAGTCTGACCGAACTGACGACGCTGCTGGGAAGTTGCGAGCGTATCAAAACGACGCCACTGCCACGGCAGTACGACTTCTTCCCGAGGGTACTGGTGAACGTCTATTGCGTACTTCTGCCCCTCGGACTGGTGGAAGGGATGGGCCTGATGACACCGCTGGCCTCGACTCTGGTGAGCTTTATTTTCATCGCACTCGATACAGTGGGCCGCGAAATCGAAGCTCCTTTTGAAAACACGGTTCACGATACGCCGCTCACCAGCCTGTCCCGGACGATTGAGGTGAATGTGCGGCAGCTGTTTGGCGAAAGCGAAATCCCGGCGGAAGTCCAGCCGGTGGACGGATTCCTGTACTGA
- a CDS encoding ATP-binding protein yields MPTRLTILGLPLPETSFRRHYVLPLTVALIGLLAGLEWYLHIDYSLGILYVFPIMAAATVLGRFEIIVLAVTCAYIRGLFTPQEAQLEHLLRFAMATLAFSGLGLLVVEMSRNRRTVLAYYASLGLEQELRRKAEHQLRILVESSPAAILTIDHSGTIVAANRSASEMFLDEAKHPLVGRQVSEYVATLGNALQVPSGPRQMRASAWTWGRKADSSAFPIATWFSTYGEGRDRHLAAIIVDVSEEIRDRERENFKHLLDYNRLLAGAVSHEIRNLCSAASVLCSVLSSREDLKQNADFNALSHLIEGLSHMASFELRKEADAHAAAVSIPAVLQQLRIIIEPDWRDNDSVIDWRIADNLPEVHADAHGLLQIFLNLTQNSLRAVSDSEVRELCVQATQEGQGVRLSFNDSGPGLMHPDELFQPFRPNSDGTGLGLYISRMLARSFGGDLIHIPTKKGCQFDVTLHGKRKPHL; encoded by the coding sequence ATGCCCACTCGCCTCACCATCCTTGGGCTGCCCCTGCCAGAGACCTCCTTCCGGAGGCACTATGTGCTTCCTCTCACAGTTGCGCTGATTGGGCTCCTGGCGGGCTTGGAATGGTATCTCCACATCGATTACTCGCTGGGGATTCTCTATGTCTTCCCGATCATGGCTGCTGCTACCGTACTGGGGCGATTCGAGATCATTGTCCTTGCTGTCACCTGCGCGTACATCCGTGGCCTCTTCACGCCACAAGAGGCGCAACTGGAGCATCTGCTACGCTTTGCGATGGCGACGCTGGCTTTTTCCGGACTGGGCCTGCTGGTGGTGGAAATGAGCCGCAACCGGCGTACGGTACTGGCCTACTATGCGAGCCTGGGACTCGAACAGGAGTTGCGCCGGAAAGCCGAGCATCAACTCCGCATTCTGGTGGAATCGAGTCCAGCCGCGATCCTCACCATTGACCACTCCGGCACCATCGTTGCCGCAAATCGTTCGGCGTCCGAAATGTTCCTCGACGAAGCAAAGCACCCACTGGTGGGCCGGCAGGTTTCTGAGTACGTTGCGACGCTCGGGAATGCGTTGCAGGTGCCGAGCGGACCGCGGCAGATGCGCGCCTCGGCCTGGACCTGGGGACGCAAAGCAGACTCTTCGGCCTTTCCAATTGCCACTTGGTTCTCAACTTATGGAGAAGGCCGCGACCGCCATCTGGCGGCAATTATCGTCGACGTTTCTGAGGAGATTCGCGACCGGGAGCGGGAGAACTTCAAGCACCTTCTCGATTACAACCGCTTGCTGGCTGGCGCGGTTTCTCACGAGATCCGGAACCTCTGTTCGGCGGCCTCTGTCCTTTGTTCCGTGCTTTCCAGCCGCGAGGATCTCAAGCAGAATGCAGATTTCAATGCGCTCTCTCACTTGATTGAAGGCCTCTCGCACATGGCTAGCTTCGAGCTGCGCAAAGAGGCTGATGCTCACGCCGCTGCGGTTTCGATTCCGGCTGTTCTCCAGCAATTGCGGATCATCATCGAGCCGGACTGGCGCGACAATGACAGCGTCATCGACTGGAGGATTGCGGACAATCTGCCTGAGGTCCACGCCGACGCACATGGCCTGCTCCAGATCTTTCTCAACCTGACACAGAACTCTCTGCGAGCTGTCTCCGATTCCGAGGTGCGCGAACTCTGCGTGCAGGCCACGCAAGAGGGGCAGGGCGTTCGGCTCAGTTTCAACGATTCTGGTCCTGGGTTGATGCACCCGGATGAACTCTTCCAGCCCTTCCGTCCCAATTCCGACGGCACCGGGCTCGGCCTCTACATTTCTCGCATGCTCGCCCGCAGCTTTGGCGGCGACCTAATTCACATCCCCACGAAGAAAGGATGCCAGTTTGACGTCACCCTCCACGGAAAGCGGAAGCCCCATCTCTAG
- a CDS encoding LuxR C-terminal-related transcriptional regulator, with product MTSPSTESGSPISSSARIRLYVLDDHALFREGLLSLLATDNDFEIVGASGNIAEAMLSIPVLQPDVLILDYDLGEKTAVQVVDTLAREKFQGRILLVTAGLPDRDALTLIRNGVSGIFHKLHAPADLQRCIREVAQGRTLIEQDYLRGLIASATNEMEQPAPSLTARDREILRFLLEGLANKEIALQLRVSESAVKASIQSLFAKTGVRTRSQLVRIALENYLEQLRE from the coding sequence TTGACGTCACCCTCCACGGAAAGCGGAAGCCCCATCTCTAGCTCTGCGCGCATTCGTCTCTATGTGCTCGACGACCACGCGCTCTTTCGCGAAGGTCTGCTGAGCCTGCTGGCGACCGATAACGACTTTGAAATCGTGGGCGCCTCCGGGAACATTGCAGAGGCGATGCTTTCCATTCCCGTCCTCCAGCCGGATGTCTTGATTCTCGATTACGACCTCGGGGAAAAGACTGCCGTGCAGGTAGTGGATACGCTGGCGCGCGAGAAATTTCAGGGCCGGATCCTGCTGGTCACCGCTGGCCTGCCGGATCGCGATGCGCTGACCTTGATCCGCAATGGTGTCTCTGGCATCTTCCATAAGCTCCATGCACCAGCCGATCTGCAACGCTGCATCCGGGAAGTAGCCCAGGGCAGAACGCTCATCGAGCAGGACTATCTGCGCGGTTTGATCGCCTCGGCAACCAACGAAATGGAGCAGCCTGCTCCCAGTCTCACGGCTCGGGACCGGGAGATCCTCCGCTTTCTGCTCGAGGGGCTGGCGAACAAAGAAATTGCGCTCCAACTCCGGGTTTCGGAAAGTGCGGTCAAAGCTTCGATCCAATCGTTGTTTGCCAAGACCGGGGTCCGCACGCGAAGCCAACTCGTTCGCATTGCGCTCGAGAATTATCTCGAACAACTCCGCGAATGA
- a CDS encoding mandelate racemase/muconate lactonizing enzyme family protein — translation MRASGTHTQIRIDTDAGISGMGESGVTPAMMKGWMEQYKPLLLDQDPLAIGYHFHRMTTLMHTYMSRIPAMSGIDMALWDLAGKLLNVPVYKLLGGSFREEVPFFINTEPRDMLDPKSIKDWADQFRASPLGFRACKINTHTVFGIPMGKYTTALSARDINKLHTSFGNVRKELGLDYDIMVHCHNEYDLATAKAMARAVEEIQPKWFEDPLPPQFSDSWVALKRDIKVPLLTGEKCEMPQGFYPFLKEQAVDYIYPDIAFCGGITAFMKIAAMASVFRIPIATHNVGGIHLTMSCIHVGLSIMDFLTSEAAMGGPNGGVLAMATNPPVVKNGMAAKPTGPGLGVDLNEEAYQQQFTRRRVAPEFQVWS, via the coding sequence ATGCGAGCCTCGGGTACGCACACCCAGATCCGGATCGATACCGATGCGGGCATCTCGGGGATGGGCGAATCCGGTGTGACTCCCGCCATGATGAAGGGCTGGATGGAGCAATACAAACCGTTGCTCCTTGACCAGGACCCGCTCGCCATCGGCTACCACTTCCATCGCATGACGACGCTCATGCACACCTATATGTCGCGGATTCCCGCCATGAGTGGCATCGACATGGCGCTCTGGGATCTGGCCGGAAAGCTGCTTAATGTTCCGGTCTACAAATTGCTGGGCGGCTCCTTCCGCGAAGAGGTCCCCTTCTTTATCAATACCGAGCCGCGGGATATGCTCGACCCGAAATCGATCAAGGACTGGGCTGACCAATTCCGCGCCAGTCCGCTGGGCTTCCGGGCCTGCAAGATCAATACCCATACCGTCTTCGGCATTCCAATGGGCAAATACACCACCGCCCTGTCGGCCCGCGACATCAACAAGCTGCATACCTCCTTTGGCAATGTCCGCAAAGAACTGGGCCTCGACTACGACATCATGGTCCACTGCCACAACGAATACGATCTGGCGACCGCCAAGGCGATGGCCAGAGCAGTGGAAGAGATCCAGCCGAAATGGTTTGAAGACCCGCTGCCGCCCCAGTTCTCCGACTCCTGGGTCGCCCTCAAGCGCGACATCAAGGTCCCGCTGCTGACCGGCGAAAAATGTGAAATGCCACAAGGGTTCTACCCGTTCTTGAAGGAGCAGGCGGTGGACTATATTTATCCCGACATTGCCTTCTGCGGCGGGATCACGGCCTTTATGAAGATCGCAGCCATGGCGTCGGTCTTCCGCATCCCAATCGCCACGCACAACGTCGGCGGCATCCACCTGACGATGTCCTGCATCCATGTGGGCCTCTCGATCATGGACTTCCTCACCAGCGAGGCAGCCATGGGGGGTCCCAATGGCGGAGTGCTTGCCATGGCGACCAATCCGCCGGTGGTGAAGAACGGAATGGCGGCGAAGCCCACCGGCCCCGGTCTCGGCGTCGATCTGAACGAAGAAGCCTATCAACAGCAATTCACCCGCCGCCGTGTCGCCCCGGAATTCCAGGTCTGGAGTTAG
- a CDS encoding GAF domain-containing sensor histidine kinase gives MKELKGQFVGALFVVLTVAALVAAGINFRQQFKYLLCTDGITWVDRTSPDGRPYVVALDVKKGSSGERAGIHRWEVLDRIGTVKIRSSSDIPAILFGKPWLTVDYYLYQDNVEVKKPVRIEELGPERTIYYLTAVGLAYLGIGLFVYFRRESAPKARHFFLLCLCSFVYSCFHYTGKLNPFDKVIYWSNVVAGFLAPALFVHFCATFPEVPRRLRGVFRQFLIYVPSLLLIALYVLTAMGVLRYQVSLVEVRWYLDRLWLPFLSGGYLLGAAILGYKQRRVEDSILRQQMKWLRNGAIIGILPFTLFYVIPYSFGVLPSGLMKAAVLSLPLIPLAWAYAILRYRLMDVDVIFQQGYVYTLASLAVLAVIYGLLFSFGRVEELPPAAVVVLILVATFIFQPIRNWLQENLDRYVFYRESYDYRRTLLDFARELSSENDLEESLHGVASRLLNTLNVQHVAFFLSNEDNPLDFELSLVHGSRPSVVPSYPNLGFLREAIGKPYLFFERTKFNPDYVFGEYSHSTRQTISELDLTYYIPCTVRGQTIAFLGVSRTSKGDFLTSDDLELLVTLSNSVGITVDNARLYRSLQRKVEENERLKEFSENIVESINVGILAADLDGSVGSWNSQLERLTGVTREAAIGKRLEQVLPIELVATLAERSNSPGIQHVYKARLARKGKQREVLLNIAIAPLFSKDQTQIGRLIIFDDITDRADLESRLVQADKLSSIGLLAAGVAHEVNTPLAVISTYAQMLSKRMNGDEKTILLDKIAKQTFRASEIVNSLLNFSRTSTLDWSEVSLNRVVRDTASLIEHQLEKARVTVAFQLDESLGQIKGNQGKMQQVFLNLFLNARDAMEGGGVLTIRSYSDGDVAHIEIADTGAGISADHVDRIFDPFFTTKGAKKGTGLGLSISYGIVQEHGGSIEVTSAPNQGTRFRLDFPLVKKTVHV, from the coding sequence ATGAAGGAGCTTAAGGGCCAGTTTGTCGGCGCGTTATTCGTCGTCCTGACGGTAGCTGCCCTTGTTGCGGCCGGAATCAATTTCCGCCAGCAATTTAAGTACCTTCTCTGTACGGACGGCATCACGTGGGTGGATCGCACCTCCCCGGATGGCCGTCCGTATGTCGTTGCGCTTGATGTCAAAAAAGGCTCTTCCGGCGAGCGCGCGGGCATCCACCGTTGGGAAGTTCTCGATCGCATCGGTACGGTGAAAATTCGCTCCAGTAGCGACATCCCGGCCATCCTTTTCGGGAAACCGTGGCTCACTGTCGACTACTACCTCTACCAGGACAACGTGGAGGTCAAGAAGCCTGTCCGGATTGAGGAGTTGGGTCCGGAGCGGACCATTTATTACCTCACTGCGGTTGGCCTTGCCTATCTCGGCATCGGACTCTTTGTCTACTTCCGCCGCGAGAGTGCACCCAAAGCCCGCCACTTCTTCCTGCTCTGCCTCTGCTCCTTTGTCTATTCCTGCTTCCACTACACCGGCAAGCTAAATCCTTTTGACAAGGTGATCTACTGGTCCAATGTGGTGGCCGGTTTTCTGGCGCCGGCTCTCTTTGTCCACTTTTGCGCCACCTTCCCGGAAGTCCCCCGCCGTCTGCGGGGCGTCTTCCGCCAGTTCCTGATCTATGTGCCGTCGCTCTTGCTCATTGCGCTTTATGTGCTCACGGCGATGGGGGTTTTGCGCTACCAGGTGTCGCTGGTCGAAGTGCGCTGGTATCTGGACCGTCTCTGGCTCCCCTTCTTAAGCGGCGGTTATCTGCTGGGGGCCGCAATCCTCGGCTACAAGCAGCGTCGGGTGGAAGACTCGATCCTGCGCCAGCAGATGAAGTGGCTGCGTAATGGGGCCATCATCGGCATCCTGCCCTTCACGCTGTTCTACGTCATTCCGTATTCTTTCGGTGTGCTGCCCAGCGGCCTGATGAAGGCGGCGGTCCTCAGCCTCCCGCTCATTCCGCTGGCCTGGGCCTACGCGATCCTGCGCTACCGGCTGATGGACGTCGACGTGATCTTCCAGCAGGGTTATGTCTATACCCTCGCCTCGCTAGCCGTTCTGGCGGTGATCTATGGCCTGCTGTTCAGCTTTGGCCGGGTGGAAGAACTGCCGCCCGCCGCCGTTGTTGTGCTGATCCTGGTTGCCACCTTCATCTTCCAGCCGATTCGGAACTGGCTGCAGGAGAACCTCGATCGTTATGTCTTCTATCGGGAATCCTACGACTACCGCCGCACCCTGCTCGACTTTGCCCGCGAACTGTCGAGTGAGAATGACCTCGAAGAATCGCTCCACGGCGTTGCCTCGCGTCTGCTCAATACTCTGAACGTCCAGCACGTCGCCTTCTTCCTCAGCAACGAAGACAATCCTCTCGACTTTGAACTCAGTCTGGTCCACGGCTCCCGGCCTTCGGTTGTGCCTTCGTACCCGAATCTGGGTTTTCTGCGGGAGGCGATTGGCAAGCCGTATCTGTTCTTTGAGCGCACCAAGTTCAATCCGGACTATGTGTTTGGCGAGTATTCGCACTCGACGCGCCAAACCATTTCTGAACTCGATCTCACCTATTACATCCCCTGCACGGTCCGCGGGCAGACCATCGCCTTCCTCGGCGTGAGCCGCACGAGCAAGGGCGACTTCCTCACCTCGGATGATCTCGAACTGCTGGTCACCTTGAGCAATAGCGTTGGCATCACGGTTGACAACGCCCGTCTTTACCGCAGCCTCCAGCGCAAGGTTGAAGAGAATGAGCGGCTCAAGGAATTCAGCGAAAACATTGTCGAATCGATCAATGTCGGCATCCTCGCGGCAGACCTGGATGGCTCGGTCGGTTCCTGGAATTCGCAATTGGAGCGCCTCACTGGCGTCACCCGCGAGGCGGCCATCGGCAAGCGTCTCGAGCAAGTGCTGCCCATCGAACTGGTGGCTACTTTGGCCGAGCGCTCCAATAGTCCTGGCATCCAACATGTCTACAAGGCGCGTCTTGCCCGCAAGGGCAAACAGCGCGAGGTGCTGCTCAATATCGCGATTGCGCCACTCTTCTCGAAAGACCAGACCCAGATCGGCCGTCTCATCATCTTTGATGACATCACCGACCGGGCCGACCTTGAAAGCCGCCTGGTCCAGGCGGACAAGCTGAGTTCGATCGGTCTGCTTGCTGCGGGTGTGGCCCACGAGGTCAACACGCCGCTCGCCGTGATCTCGACCTATGCGCAGATGCTCTCCAAGCGCATGAATGGCGATGAGAAAACGATCCTGCTTGACAAGATTGCCAAGCAGACCTTCCGGGCCTCGGAGATCGTCAACTCGCTGTTGAACTTCTCCCGTACCTCGACCCTCGATTGGTCTGAGGTTAGCCTGAATCGTGTCGTGCGCGATACGGCGAGCCTGATCGAGCACCAGCTCGAGAAAGCCCGTGTGACGGTCGCCTTCCAACTTGACGAGAGTCTGGGGCAGATCAAAGGGAATCAAGGAAAGATGCAGCAGGTGTTCCTGAATCTCTTCCTCAATGCCCGCGATGCGATGGAGGGCGGAGGCGTGCTGACAATCCGTTCGTACTCCGATGGCGATGTCGCTCACATTGAGATTGCCGACACCGGCGCCGGCATTTCCGCCGACCATGTGGACCGCATTTTTGACCCCTTCTTCACCACAAAAGGCGCAAAAAAAGGAACCGGCCTCGGTTTGTCCATCAGCTACGGTATCGTACAAGAACACGGTGGATCGATTGAAGTCACCAGTGCTCCCAATCAGGGCACGCGTTTCCGGCTGGACTTCCCTCTCGTGAAAAAAACTGTCCATGTCTAA
- a CDS encoding sigma-54-dependent transcriptional regulator: protein MSNPPLTAPSKGHILVIDDEADIRESLEFLLTGEGFRVDLATRAMEGLDKLSKGSYDLILLDLMMPDLTGIETLAEIRKKDGATPVFLLTAYGSIEVAVEALKAGANDYFSKPWDNEKLVIEIDRMIAASHLARENVELKRALKQRYSFSNIIGKSERMLKLLDMVTQVAPSRANILISGEAGTGRELVAKSIHANSTRADRAFVTVNTSSLPSDVLDSALFGIGLAGAKKPYLELANGGTLFIDEVTALTADMQAGLLHAIQEREFTPPSGETIALDIRVLAATSGDLRKAVEEGKFRDDLYYRLNVVHLPMPALRDRKEDIPLLIEHFANLYSTENGKLLGPAGRSLLRFDSEAMQILMDHNWPGNVRELENVVERAIVLSSEAEVNASLLPEHLLQAGGVRIRKDESEALPADASLYEIVADFERKVIMDHLDRTNWSQTEAAETLRIPLSTLNQKIKRLAINVKKR from the coding sequence ATGTCTAATCCCCCACTGACAGCACCCTCCAAGGGTCACATTCTGGTGATTGACGATGAAGCCGATATCCGGGAGAGTCTGGAGTTCCTGCTCACCGGAGAAGGCTTTCGTGTTGATCTTGCGACTCGCGCGATGGAAGGGCTCGATAAGCTGTCCAAAGGCAGCTACGACCTGATCCTGCTCGACTTGATGATGCCGGATCTCACTGGCATTGAAACTCTGGCTGAGATCCGGAAGAAGGACGGGGCCACGCCCGTCTTCCTGCTCACCGCCTATGGCAGCATCGAGGTGGCGGTGGAGGCGCTCAAGGCCGGCGCGAACGACTACTTCTCCAAGCCCTGGGACAACGAGAAGCTGGTCATCGAGATCGATCGCATGATCGCCGCCAGCCACCTGGCCCGCGAGAATGTGGAGCTCAAGCGGGCGCTGAAGCAGCGCTACAGTTTCTCGAACATCATCGGCAAAAGCGAGCGCATGTTGAAGCTGCTCGACATGGTGACGCAAGTGGCTCCCAGTCGCGCGAACATCCTCATCAGTGGGGAGGCCGGCACGGGACGCGAACTGGTCGCCAAGTCGATCCACGCGAATTCGACGCGCGCCGACCGGGCCTTTGTCACGGTCAACACCAGCTCGCTTCCTTCGGACGTTCTCGATTCGGCACTCTTCGGCATTGGTTTGGCCGGTGCGAAGAAGCCCTATCTGGAATTGGCGAATGGCGGCACACTCTTCATCGATGAAGTGACGGCTCTCACTGCCGACATGCAGGCTGGGCTGCTCCATGCCATCCAGGAGCGCGAGTTCACGCCCCCATCGGGCGAGACGATTGCCCTCGATATCCGGGTGCTGGCGGCCACCTCGGGCGATCTGCGCAAGGCTGTTGAGGAGGGCAAGTTTCGTGACGACCTCTACTACCGCCTGAACGTGGTCCATCTACCCATGCCTGCCTTACGCGATCGCAAAGAAGATATCCCTCTGCTGATCGAACACTTCGCGAATCTCTACTCCACTGAGAATGGAAAGCTCCTCGGTCCCGCCGGGCGCAGCCTGCTCCGTTTTGATTCCGAAGCGATGCAAATCCTGATGGACCACAACTGGCCCGGCAATGTCCGCGAACTGGAGAACGTGGTCGAGCGCGCGATCGTTCTATCGAGCGAAGCGGAAGTCAACGCCAGTCTTCTGCCGGAGCACCTCTTGCAGGCTGGCGGCGTGCGCATCCGCAAAGACGAGAGCGAAGCTCTGCCTGCCGACGCGAGCCTCTATGAGATCGTTGCGGACTTTGAACGCAAGGTCATCATGGACCACCTCGACCGCACCAACTGGAGCCAGACGGAAGCGGCGGAAACGCTGCGCATTCCTTTGTCGACGCTCAACCAGAAGATCAAACGGCTGGCAATTAACGTCAAAAAACGTTAG
- a CDS encoding ATP-binding protein, producing MESLKIEVLAHTSRWLTLLVPAQLSCGDEALKAMLASKVLHGIEAEQGLKDNFLSAVRELLFNGIEHGGKLDPEVRIRIDLLHSNRAISCFVRDPGAGFDMREMRHAAINNPPEDAVLHAQVREDNGLRPGGYGILLASSFVDELIYNEHGNEALIVKYLHSNK from the coding sequence TTGGAAAGCCTGAAGATCGAAGTCTTGGCGCATACCAGCCGGTGGCTGACGCTTCTTGTGCCGGCCCAGCTCAGTTGCGGGGATGAAGCATTGAAAGCAATGCTCGCCAGCAAGGTGCTTCACGGCATTGAAGCAGAACAAGGGTTGAAAGATAACTTCCTTTCTGCGGTCCGGGAGTTGCTGTTCAACGGCATCGAGCATGGCGGCAAGTTGGATCCGGAGGTGCGAATCCGGATCGACCTGCTGCATTCCAATCGAGCGATCAGTTGTTTTGTGAGGGATCCTGGGGCGGGTTTCGATATGCGTGAGATGCGTCACGCCGCCATCAATAACCCGCCTGAAGACGCTGTGCTCCATGCACAGGTTCGTGAAGACAACGGACTCAGACCCGGGGGCTACGGGATTCTATTGGCATCGAGCTTTGTCGATGAGTTGATCTACAACGAGCATGGCAACGAGGCACTGATCGTCAAATACCTTCATTCCAACAAGTAG
- the amrB gene encoding AmmeMemoRadiSam system protein B, which produces MSEVLAPLRRNLDAMPSPDPEHPGLLLRDSFGYSERVLVIPPQLVPALQFFDGASSTNDLREWLVRVTNSFDVGDQLQQLVAALSESGFLENETYFELRDNAHKQFAEMPVRPPAFAGAAYPECPEDCRRYFDQFLEDAPTLAPSPGRLVGIAAPHVSYEGGWECYRDAFTALREMGPERTYIVLATSHYGEPEKFGITRKPFLTPYGQTTPALDLLDEIQALAPDALIAEDFCHVMEHSAEFHVLWLQHLFGPEVKVLPILVGSCFADSPDANPHLAAMLHALRTIAEKHGDQLGWVLSIDMAHMGPRYGDERSYDEGDAGIERNDQRRIETLTQGDIDAFWTDVRKDDDPWKWCGSAPLYTFYRALPGVRAELLRYSHWDIDEASVVSFAGMRFHQG; this is translated from the coding sequence ATGTCCGAAGTACTCGCGCCTTTGCGGCGCAACCTGGACGCCATGCCCTCGCCAGACCCGGAGCACCCCGGCCTTCTTCTCAGGGATTCGTTTGGCTATTCGGAACGCGTATTGGTGATTCCCCCACAACTCGTTCCGGCCCTCCAATTTTTTGACGGCGCTTCGTCGACGAACGACCTGCGCGAGTGGCTGGTCCGCGTCACCAACAGCTTTGATGTGGGTGATCAGTTGCAGCAACTCGTGGCCGCGCTCTCAGAAAGTGGCTTTCTGGAGAATGAGACTTACTTCGAGCTTCGTGACAATGCGCACAAGCAGTTTGCCGAGATGCCTGTGCGGCCGCCAGCCTTTGCCGGCGCGGCTTACCCGGAGTGTCCCGAGGATTGCCGCCGCTACTTCGATCAGTTTCTCGAAGATGCCCCTACGCTCGCACCAAGCCCCGGCAGGCTGGTGGGCATCGCAGCACCTCATGTGAGCTATGAAGGAGGCTGGGAATGCTATCGCGATGCGTTCACGGCGCTGCGCGAGATGGGGCCGGAGCGCACCTATATCGTGCTGGCGACCAGCCATTATGGGGAGCCCGAAAAATTTGGCATCACGCGCAAGCCCTTTCTCACTCCCTATGGCCAGACGACGCCCGCCCTCGACCTGCTGGACGAGATCCAGGCACTTGCTCCCGATGCGCTCATTGCGGAAGACTTCTGCCACGTCATGGAGCACTCGGCGGAATTCCATGTGCTTTGGCTCCAGCATCTGTTCGGCCCTGAGGTGAAGGTGCTGCCCATTCTCGTCGGGTCCTGCTTTGCCGATTCGCCCGATGCCAACCCGCATCTAGCCGCCATGCTGCACGCCCTGCGGACGATCGCCGAAAAGCACGGTGATCAGTTGGGCTGGGTCTTGTCGATCGATATGGCGCACATGGGCCCGCGCTACGGTGACGAGCGGAGCTACGACGAGGGAGACGCCGGCATCGAGCGCAACGACCAACGCCGTATCGAAACACTCACCCAAGGCGACATCGATGCCTTCTGGACCGATGTCCGCAAGGACGATGACCCCTGGAAGTGGTGCGGCAGCGCTCCGCTCTATACTTTCTATCGCGCCCTTCCCGGTGTGCGGGCGGAACTGCTCCGCTACAGCCATTGGGATATCGATGAAGCAAGTGTCGTCTCCTTTGCGGGGATGCGCTTTCACCAGGGTTAA
- a CDS encoding 4a-hydroxytetrahydrobiopterin dehydratase, producing MSSEKLNEEAVLTEILTLPGWKLIFGGKLLRTYEFDGFVEAFGFLTSVALLAQRMNHHPEFRCVYNKTEFILMSNDVGGLTERDFKMAREIDKLAEKVKK from the coding sequence ATGAGCTCTGAAAAGTTGAATGAGGAAGCAGTCTTAACTGAGATTTTGACCTTGCCAGGCTGGAAACTGATCTTTGGCGGGAAACTTCTGAGAACCTACGAGTTCGATGGCTTTGTCGAAGCCTTCGGTTTTTTGACGAGTGTTGCCCTGCTGGCGCAGCGCATGAATCACCATCCCGAGTTTCGCTGCGTCTATAACAAGACCGAGTTTATTCTGATGTCCAACGACGTCGGCGGACTGACGGAACGGGATTTCAAAATGGCGCGTGAGATTGACAAGCTTGCGGAGAAAGTGAAGAAGTAA